One window from the genome of Cucumis melo cultivar AY chromosome 12, USDA_Cmelo_AY_1.0, whole genome shotgun sequence encodes:
- the LOC103497064 gene encoding ran-binding protein 1 homolog a-like, translating into MATSDSERRDDEEAHAGEDEDTGAQVAPIVKLEAVDVTTGEEDEDAVLDLKAKLYRFDKDGNQWKERGAGTVKFLKHKQTGKVRLVMRQSKTLKICANHLVLPSMTVQEHAGNDKSCVWHATDFADGELKDELFCIRFPSIENCKSFMETFQEIAESQQKKGENKDASAAAGLLEKLSVEEKKTEDKAEEEPAKAKKEDEPKGEPEKSDAEKKNDE; encoded by the exons ATGGCCACCTCCGATTCTGAGCGCCGAGACGACGAGGAGGCTCATGCCGGAGAAGATGAAGACACTGGAGCTCAAGTCGCCCCCATCGTCAAGTTGGAGGCGGTTGATGTTACCACCGGTGAAGAAGATGAGGACGCTGTTCTCGATCT GAAGGCAAAACTGTATCGGTTCGATAAAGATGGAAACCAATGGAAGGAGAGAGGTGCTGGTACTGTTAAATTCTTGAAACATAAGCAGACTGGAAAGGTTCGCCTTGTTATGAGACAGTCTAAGACGCTTAAGATCTGCGCTAATCATCTTG TTCTTCCATCAATGACGGTTCAGGAGCACGCTGGAAATGATAAATCCTGCGTTTGGCATGCCACTGACTTCGCTGATGGCGAATTGAAAGATGAGCTTTTCTGTATCAGATTCCCATCAATTGAGA ATTGCAAATCTTTCATGGAAACATTCCAAGAAATTGCCGAGAGCCAACAGAAGAAAGGGGAAAACAAAGATGCATCTGCGGCAGCCGGATTACTTGAGAAACTGAGTgtcgaagaaaaaaaaactgaagATAAAGCTGAGGAGGAACCGGCCAAAGCTAAGAAAGAGGATGAGCCCAAGGGTGAGCCAGAAAAATCAGAtgcagagaaaaaaaatgatgagtAA